A section of the Pseudomonadota bacterium genome encodes:
- a CDS encoding UDP-glucose/GDP-mannose dehydrogenase family protein gives MKVCVVGTGYVGIVSGAGFAEAGNDVVCVDVDEAKVNKLNRGETVIYEPGLEELLQRNTRAGRLQFTTDLTENVAKADVVFIGVGTPSRSDGAANLMAVDKVAEDVARAAIKETVLVLKSTVPVGTNTRVRRIVGKLSEHPIHVVSNPEFLKEGDAVNDFMRPDRIIVGCDEDDTMAREIMWRLYHPYSLTKERILWMDPTSAELSKYVANTMLAMRVSFMNEVAALCERVGADVHRVRMGAGSDERIGGKFLFAGPGYGGSCFPKDVKALVETGHDHGVELELCSATDRVNQRQKGVLLRKLKNAFEADLRGRKIALWGIAFKPRTDDIRESPALTLIEGLRAEGASVAAHDPAAAVHARTLFGDDVEIVDDQYDAVEGAEALVLVTEWKQYLNPDFDRIRQRMKRPLLIDGRNMWSGYGLRKQGFLYDGIGVIGS, from the coding sequence ATGAAAGTATGCGTGGTTGGAACCGGATATGTCGGCATCGTGTCGGGCGCTGGATTCGCTGAGGCGGGCAACGACGTCGTTTGCGTGGACGTCGATGAGGCCAAGGTAAACAAGCTGAACCGAGGAGAAACGGTCATCTACGAACCGGGGCTCGAGGAGCTGCTGCAACGCAACACACGCGCCGGACGCCTGCAATTCACGACGGACTTGACGGAGAACGTGGCGAAAGCCGATGTCGTGTTCATCGGCGTGGGCACTCCATCGAGAAGTGACGGAGCCGCGAACTTGATGGCGGTCGACAAGGTTGCGGAGGATGTCGCCCGCGCCGCGATCAAGGAAACGGTCCTCGTGCTCAAAAGCACCGTACCCGTTGGCACCAACACGCGCGTGCGGCGCATTGTAGGCAAGCTCTCGGAGCACCCGATTCACGTGGTGTCGAACCCGGAATTCCTCAAGGAGGGTGACGCGGTCAACGATTTCATGCGTCCCGATCGGATCATCGTCGGCTGCGACGAGGACGACACCATGGCGCGCGAGATAATGTGGCGTCTGTACCATCCTTACAGCCTCACCAAGGAACGGATTCTGTGGATGGACCCGACAAGCGCCGAGCTATCGAAGTACGTCGCAAACACGATGCTCGCCATGCGGGTGTCCTTCATGAACGAGGTCGCAGCGCTGTGCGAGAGGGTGGGAGCGGACGTCCATCGCGTGCGCATGGGGGCGGGCAGCGACGAGCGTATCGGCGGCAAATTCCTCTTCGCGGGACCAGGATACGGCGGCTCGTGTTTTCCGAAGGATGTCAAGGCGCTCGTGGAGACCGGCCACGATCACGGAGTGGAGCTCGAGCTGTGCAGCGCCACCGACCGGGTCAATCAGCGACAAAAGGGCGTACTGCTGCGCAAGCTGAAGAACGCTTTCGAGGCTGATCTGCGTGGGCGCAAGATCGCCCTCTGGGGCATCGCATTCAAGCCGCGTACCGACGATATCAGGGAATCGCCTGCGCTGACGCTGATCGAAGGGCTGCGCGCGGAAGGGGCAAGCGTCGCGGCTCACGATCCCGCGGCGGCTGTCCACGCCCGCACGCTGTTCGGCGACGATGTCGAGATCGTCGACGACCAGTACGACGCCGTTGAAGGTGCCGAGGCGCTGGTCCTGGTCACCGAATGGAAGCAATACCTGAACCCGGACTTCGATCGGATTCGGCAGCGTATGAAGCGTCCCTTGCTGATCGACGGGCGCAACATGTGGTCGGGCTATGGGCTGCGCAAGCAGGGCTTCTTGTACGACGGCATCGGGGTTATCGGAAGCTAA